Proteins encoded together in one Triticum dicoccoides isolate Atlit2015 ecotype Zavitan chromosome 7B, WEW_v2.0, whole genome shotgun sequence window:
- the LOC119336793 gene encoding aspartic proteinase-like has protein sequence MRPMHLLGVTCLWILSCALLLGGACSDGLLRINLSKKRLNKETLTAAKSARQETNLLRPGDGSRHSLGLSDDDIVPLDNFLDTQYFGEIGVGTPPQNFTVIFDTGSSNLWVPSSKCYFSIACYLHHKYKSTKSTTYKKNGETCTISYGSGSIAGFFSEDSVLVGELVVKNQKFIETTREASPTFIIGKFDGILGLGFPEISVGSAPPIWQSMQEQKLIEKDIFSFWLNRDPDASAGGELVFGGVDKKHYKGKHTYVPVTRKGYWQFDMGDLLIGGDSTGFCAGGCAAIVDSGTSLLAGPTTIVAQVNHAIGAEGIISTECKEVVREYGEMILELLVAQTRPQKVCSQIGLCVFDGSHSVSNQIESVVDKKAKRGSDLLCTACEMTVVWIQNQLQKNQTKELILDYANQLCERLPSPNGESTVDCHQISEMPDLAFTIANKTFTLTPEQYVVKLEQSGQTICISGFMAFNVPPPRGPLWILGDVFMGAYHTVFDFGESRIGFAKSA, from the exons ATGAGGCCGATGCATCTCTTGGGGGTCACTTGCCTATGGATCCTCTCATGCGCCTTGCTGCTCGGCGGCGCTTGCTCCGATGGGTTGCTGAGGATCAACCTGAGCAAGAAGAGGCTGAACAAGGAAACCCTAACAGCCGCGAAATCGGCGAGGCAGGAGACCAACCTGCTGAGGCCCGGCGATGGATCTCGCCACTCTCTCGGCCTGTCAGACGATGACATAGTTCCTCTGGACAACTTCCTTGACACCCAGTACTTCGGAGAGATCGGCGTCGGCACGCCGCCGCAGAACTTCACGGTCATATTTGACACCGGGAGCTCAAACTTGTGGGTTCCGTCGTCGAAATGCTACTTTTCG ATAGCATGCTACTTGCACCACAAATACAAGTCAACCAAGTCGACCACTTACAAGAAGAACG GAGAAACTTGCACAATTAGCTATGGCTCTGGGTCAATTGCTGGCTTCTTCAGTGAGGACAGTGTGTTAGTTGGCGAGCTTGTTGTGAAAAATCAG AAATTCATCGAGACAACCCGTGAAGCAAGTCCTACTTTTATCATTGGGAAGTTTGATGGTATACTTGGGCTCGGATTTCCGGAGATCTCTGTGGGAAGTGCCCCTCCAATTTG GCAGAGCATGCAAGAGCAGAAGCTGATAGAGAAGGACATCTTCTCCTTCTGGCTTAACCGTGATCCCGATGCATCTGCGGGAGGTGAACTCGTGTTCGGGGGTGTGGACAAAAAGCACTACAAGGGGAAACACACATATGTTCCGGTCACTCGCAAAGGCTACTGGCAGTTTGACATGGGTGATCTTCTCATTGGTGGCGATTCAACTGGCTTCTGTGCCGGTGGTTGCGCTGCAATTGTCGACTCAGGGACCTCACTGCTCGCTGGCCCAACG ACCATAGTGGCTCAAGTCAATCATGCAATTGGTGCTGAGGGGATTATCAGTACGGAATGCAAGGAAGTAGTGAGAGAGTATGGAGAGATGATCCTGGAGCTGCTTGTAGCACAG ACAAGGCCACAGAAAGTGTGCAGTCAGATTGGTCTCTGTGTATTTGATGGTAGTCACTCTGTCAG TAACCAAATTGAATCTGTTGTTGATAAGAAAGCGAAGCGAGGCTCTGATCTTCTCTGCACCGCTTGTGAGATGACTGTTGTCTGGATACAGAATCAGCTCCAAAAAAACCAAACGAAAGAGCTCATCTTGGATTATGCGAATCAG CTCTGTGAGCGTCTCCCGAGCCCCAACGGAGAATCAACCGTCGACTGCCACCAGATCTCAGAGATGCCTGATCTTGCTTTCACCATAGCAAACAAGACTTTCACCTTGACGCCAGAGCAG TACGTAGTGAAGCTGGAGCAATCAGGCCAGACCATTTGCATCAGTGGGTTCATGGCGTTTAACGTGCCGCCCCCTCGCGGCCCGCTCTG GATACTTGGAGACGTCTTCATGGGCGCCTATCACACCGTTTTCGACTTCGGTGAGAGCAGGATTGGGTTCGCCAAATCCGCGTGA